The Bacteroidales bacterium sequence TGCAACAGTGCGTTACCCGGGAAATGGTAAAGATCTTGTAACCGCAGAGATGGTTGCAGACAACATTCGCATTGAAGGCAACAAAGTTTCATTTTCGCTTATCTTTGACCGCCCTAACGACCCTTTTATCAAGTCGATGATACGTGCAGCAGAGACTGCAATTTTAACTTACGTTGGAGAGGGCGTTGAGATTAAAGGCAACATTACTCCTCAGTTTAAGCAACAACCCAAAGCAGAGAATGAGCCTGTACTGCCAAAAGTAAAAAATATTATTGCAATTGCTTCGGGCAAAGGTGGTGTTGGTAAATCGACAGTATCTTCAAATCTTGCAGTTGCTTTAGCTCGTAACGGGTTCAAAGTTGGATTGTTAGATGCCGATATTTTTGGACCCTCTGTCCCTACAATGTTTAATTGTGAGGATGCTCGACCTGTTGCAGAAGAGGTTGACGGAAAGGATTTCATCAAACCTATCGAGCAATATGGTATTAAACTTTTATCAATAGGATTCTTTGTAAACAAAGGCAGTGCTACTGTTTGGCGTGGCGGTATGGCAAGTAATGCAATTAAGCAACTTATCACTGAGGCTGCTTGGGGGGAGTTGGATTACCTTTTAATTGACCTACCTCCGGGAACAAGTGATATTCATTTGACTATTGTTCAACTTATACCGCTTACAGGGGCAATAATTGTTACCACTCCTCAAGAGGTGGCTCTTGCCGATGCACGAAAGGGTGTGGATATGTTCCAAAATCCACAAATTAATGTACCTATTGTTGGTATTGTGGAGAATATGTCGTGGTTTACCCCTGCCGAACTTCCGGAGAACAAATACTACATTTTTGGTAAAGGTGGCGGAGAGAATTTGGCAAAGAGCGCAAATGTTCCTCTTCTTGCTCAGATACCTCTTATTCAAAGCATCAGAGAGGGTGGCGATGAGGGGAAACCAATAGCACTATCATCTGATAGCGTTATCGGTGAAATTTTTGATAATCTTGTTAAGAATATTACAACAAAATAGCAACCTATAATATAGATACTCATAAAGTAAATAGAGAAGAGAGTGTTTCATTTCTGATACACCCTCTTCTTGCTTTTATCACTTTGATATTGAGTTTACCCCTTTTTATTCACTAAGCAACATCTCTTTTAAGCGCCTCACCCCCTCACTTGCCACACTATTTATATATGTTGTAACCTTTCCGTATGGATCATTAACCGGGTTTGGATCAATTAAATATACTGGGATTCCGTTTGGTACATAGTGAAGCAAGCCCGCAGCAGGATATACATTAAGTGATGTTCCTATAACTACAAATATATCGGCCTCCTCTACCCAATCAATTGCTGCATCGAGCATTGGCACTGCCTCGCCAAACCAAACAATATCAGGGCGAAGTTGTGAGCCATCCGGAGCTTTATCTCCTATATGTGTTTCGTAATTATCAACAGGAAGTTCAAAACGCAAGTTCTCATTCTTTTCAGAACGTACCCACATTAAACGCCCATGAAGATGTATTACCTTACTGCTTCCTGCCTTCTCGTGAAGATCATCAACATTTTGTGTAATAACTCGCACATCAAAATTCTTCTCCAATTCTGCCAAGCCTATATGCCCATAATTGGGTGAGCATTTCAAGAGTTCTTTACGACGCTCATTGTAGAACTGTAACACCAACTCGGGGTTACGATACCACCCTTCGATTGTTGCAACATCTTCTACTCTATATTTTCCCCACAATCCATTACTTCCTCTAAACACAGCCAATCCGCTCTCTGCCGATATTCCAGCTCCTGTCAATATTACTACTTTTTTCATTTTTATAGGTAAACTTACTTAATATTATTTACGTTATTATGTTTGGTACAATATTTGTTTATTAATATTTGTACTTTGATGTGTAAATTTATATATTTTTCACTCAAAAGTTTAAATGGAGTTGTAAAAAATTTTTTATCTTCGCCAATTGTTTAGAAAATCATAATAATTACTAACGCGGAACGTTCCGCATAAAGAAAAAATAAAGATATGGATAAACTAAGTTATGCTATTGGATTGAACATAGCAAACAACCTTAAATCATCAGGATTTGTAAACCTTTCAGTTGAGGATTTTGCAGAAGCTGTAAAAACTGTTTATAACGGAGAGAGTACCAAAATGACAGATGCCGAGGCAAGAACTGTTATTCAAGACTACTTTGAGAAGGCAGAAAAAGAGAAATTAACCAAAAACTTAGAGGAGGGTAATAAATTCCTTGCTGAAAACGGAAAACGCGAAGGCGTGGTTACACTCCCAAGCGGATTGCAATATGAGATCATCACTGAGGGTACCGGTAAAAAACCATCTGCTACTGATACTGTAAGTTGTCACTATCATGGAACTCTAATTGACGGTACTGTATTTGATAGTTCAGTTATGCGTAATCAACCAGCAGAATTCCCTGTAAATGGTGTTATTAAAGGTTGGGTCGAGGCTCTTCAACTTATGAGCGAGGGTGCTAAATGGAAACTATTCATCCCAGCTAATCTTGCATACGGAGAACGTGGAGCAGGGCAATCAATTGAGCCTAACTCTACTCTAATTTTTGAAGTTGAATTATTAAAAGTTTTATAATCATGAAAAAGTGTTTTTATTTGATAGCAGCTCTTTTTGTTGCTATTACAACAATTACTTTCGCATCTTGCGATAGCTTTAAGTCAGAAGCAAAACTTACTAACGATATTGATAGTATGAGTTACGCTCAAGGTATGTTGGTTGGAAGCAATATTGCTCCTCAATTAGCATACGACAACAAAATGAATGCCGATGAGTTCATTAAAGGATTTAAAGCAGGATTAATGTCTGACACAAGCGAATACTCTTACAGAATTGGAGAGAATATTGGTTTTAACATTGCTATGAATATGGAGCGCGATGTTAATGTAATTGGCGTGATGATGAACAAAGATATTTTCCTTAAAGCATTTGCCGATGCAATTAACGAAGACTCTCTTAAATTTACTCAAACTGAGGCAAACATAATTGCTAATACTATATTAGAGAAATTCCTTGCTCAAAAGAGAAGCGAAGAGGAGGCTCGTTTTGCAGCAACTCCTGAGGCTCAAGAAAACTTGGCAAAAGGAGAGGCTTGGTTAGCAAGTAAAGCACAAGAAGAGGGAGTAATAAAAACCGAGAGCGGATTGCTTTATAAAGTCATCAATAAAGGTAATGGAAACTTCCCAACCAGAGACTCTAAGATTACAATGAACTATCGCGGAACATTGATTGATGGTACAGAGTTTGATAAAAGCGAGGGAGCTAAAGGCGTAGTTAGCGGATTTATTCCCGGATTTACTGAGGCTCTACTTCTTATGGATGAGGGTGCTAAATACGAGGTTTATATTCCTGCTAACTTAGGTTATGGCGCTCTTGTTCAAGGTGGCATACCTTCAAACTCTACTCTAATATTTGAATTGGAACTAACCGACATTGAATAAGCAATATGAAAAAGTTAGCAATTTTAGTTCTTTGTTTTGCTCTTATTTCCCCTTCTGCCTTTGCAAAGAAAGAGAAAGGTAACAAAAAGGAGGGCGTAAAAACCGAGCAGGTAGCAACAAAGAAAGAGAAAAAAGCAAAAACAAAAGATAGCAAAGATACAAAAGTTAAAGGGGAGCAAAAAGAGTGTACTCCCGATAACAAATGTTGCAAGACTATTACTCTAAACTCGTTACAAGATAGTATTGCATACGCATACGGTATGGCTATGGGCAAACAAACCATAGGCATGTTGGAGCAAATGAAAAACGATGTAAACTTTGAATTACCAAAAGATATAATTGTTGGCTCATTAATTGCACAACTTGCTAACGACTCTGCCAATATGCTATACACTGAAGAGCAATTAGCAGAGGTTTATGCCCAAACAAACAACATTCTTCGCGAAGCAATGCAAAAGAAAAAGAATGAGGAGTTGGAGAAAAACAAAATTGCAGGTGCCGAGTTCTTAGCAAAGATGGAGAAAGAGCCGGGTGTTATCAAAACCGAAAGCGGACTTCTTTACAAAATAGAGAGACTTGGAGAGGGAGAGAAACCATTAGTTACAAGTTTAGTTCAAGTTCACTATTCGGGAAAACTAATTGACGGAACTGAGTTTGACAGTTCATATAAAAGAGGGAAACCAGCCGACTTCTCACTTCAAAACTTAATTCAAGGATGGAAAGAGGGTATTTGTTTAATGCCCGAGGGCTCTAAATTTACCTTCTACATCCCATATCAATTAGGATACGGAGAACAAGGAACAGGACCAATTCCTCCAGCTAGTCCTCTTATTTTTGAGGTTGAATTGTTAGAAATAACCAAATAATAGAGGTTTTTACATACTTAAAGAAAAAATGTGGCAAAACGTCACATTTTTTCTTTTTTTATAGGCATATTTCTATTTTTTATATACATTTGTAATACAAACATACAAATATGGAAAAAATAGATAAACTTGACAGAAAGATTCTTTCGATAATAATGCGTAACGCACGTATCCCATCGAAAGACGTTGCAACAGAGTGCGGAGTTTCAAGAGCAGCCGTACACCAACGCATTCAACGATTGATTGATATGAATGTGATAGTAGGCTCAGGATATAGAGTAAATCCTAAAATTTTAGGTTATCGCACTTGTACATATATAGGACTAAAACTTGAGAAAGGCTCAATGTACAAATTGGTTGTTCCTGAACTATTAAGAATACCCGAAGTTATAGAGTGCCACTTTACAACAGGTCCATACACCATGATGTGTAAACTATATGCTCGTGACAACGAACACCTAATGGAACTTGTAAACGGAAAGATTCAGGATATACCCGGAGTAGCAGAGACCGAGACCCTTATCTCGTTAGAGGAGAGTTTTTCAAGGGAAATCCCTGTTGAACAAAAAGCAATCATCGACAACGAAAATAGTTTTAAAGAGGAGTAAAAGTTGAAAAAAGATAAATAAACACAAAAATAGGACTTATTAAATAAGTCCTATTTTTTTATGATTGTTATTTACTTTTTTGTTTTATTTTCTCATACGAAGTGACTTAAAAATAATTATTGCTAAAATAATCACTACTATTGCAAGAATAGAGTATCCGATAATGTGACTATACTCTGTAACTCGTTCAAGCAACTGTTCCCTTGTTTGAATACCAGGCACTTTTGCTAATGCCCAACCAATAAGCCCCAAAACAGCATTCCACGCTCCTGCTCCTATGGTTGTAAAAAGCAGAAACTTATCTATTCTCATTCTTGCCAATCCCGCAGGTATTGATATTAACTGACGCACCGCAGGGATTAGGCGACCAACAAGGGTTGATACTGCTCCATGTTTATCAAAATACTCTTCGGCATTTTTAATTTTTGCCTCATCTAAAAGACACAAATGTCCTATCTTGCTATTTGCAAATTTATATATAATAGGACGCCCTAACCATAGAGCCAAATAGTAGTTTATCAATGCTCCGAGGCAGGCTCCTAATGTTGCAAATGCCACTACTAAATATATATTCAAATCGTTACCCCCTGTTGCCGCCAACCACGCTGCCGGTGGCACAACAACCTCAGAGGGAAAAGGTATAAATGAACTCTCTATTGTCATTAGAAGAGTTATTGTCCAATAATTTAAGTTATCTAAACACCACTGTATAAATGCTATCGACTCCATTTGCTATTTGTTTTATCTCTATTTTAAAATCTCTTTTGCTCGTTGAGCATCCTCCTCAAGTTGGCACTTCAACTCATCTAATCCACTCATTTTACGCTCAGGACGCATAAACTTTTCTAAAATAATTTCTATATCTGTTTCGTAAATGTCTCCCTCAAAATCAAAGATATGCACCTCTATTGTTCTCTCGGTATTATCATGAACTGTTGGGCGATTGCCAATATTCATCATACCTTTTCGCATCACTCTGTCAGAAGTCTTGACATAAACAGCATAAGCACCATTTGAGGGTATTAGTTTATCTAAATCTTCAATCTCAATATTGGCTGTTTTAAAACCTATTGTGCGTCCTACGCCATAGCCCGACACCACCTTACCACATAAAGTATAGGGATACGAAAGCATTCTATTTGCTACATCTACACCACCCTCCTTCAAGAAGCGGCGTATCGCAGATGAACTTATGGGTGTTGTTCCCGCAAGAGCTACCCCTGCTCTATATATTTCAACTCCCAACTCCTTACCATATCGTTGATAATCCTCAAAATTATCACTGCGGTTATGACCAAACTTATGATCGTAACCAATATACAACCCAAGCAAATTATATTTATCGCGAAGATATTTTATAAAATCATAACCGCTCATCTTTGACATTGCAATATCAAAATCCAACGCTATTGCATAATCTACTCCCGTATTAGAGAGATGTTGCATCTTCTCGTTAAAGGAGTTTAATAGTTGTGGTCGATATTCACTATTTAAGACAGAGCGTGGGTGACGGCGAAAAGTTACAATAGCAGATGAAACTCCCTTCTCGGCAGAGGTTGATTTTATCTCCTCTATTAGAGACTGATGTCCCAAATGAACTCCATCAAAAAAACCTATCCCTGCAATTATCTTAGGTAAGTTAGGCGATGCTGTTGTTACAATCTTCATCATTAGTTATAATAATTTATTCGAAAAATCGGTATAGGGTTCTACATGCATAGTTTGAAATCCTAATTTAGATGCTGCTTCAATGTTCGCCAATGAGTCATCAATAAAGAGTGCCTCTTGTGGAGCAATCTCTAACTCCTCAGCAACACGCAAAAATATTTCGGGCGATGGTTTACTCATACCCATCTCATAAGAGAGGAAGAATTTATCGAAGTAATCTTCCATCTTCAAACCGTCAATTTTAAAAAGTTCAGGTATCTTACTTTCAAACATTACCTTATTGGTATTGCTCAACATAACTAC is a genomic window containing:
- a CDS encoding Mrp/NBP35 family ATP-binding protein, coding for MTIYPKLILDALATVRYPGNGKDLVTAEMVADNIRIEGNKVSFSLIFDRPNDPFIKSMIRAAETAILTYVGEGVEIKGNITPQFKQQPKAENEPVLPKVKNIIAIASGKGGVGKSTVSSNLAVALARNGFKVGLLDADIFGPSVPTMFNCEDARPVAEEVDGKDFIKPIEQYGIKLLSIGFFVNKGSATVWRGGMASNAIKQLITEAAWGELDYLLIDLPPGTSDIHLTIVQLIPLTGAIIVTTPQEVALADARKGVDMFQNPQINVPIVGIVENMSWFTPAELPENKYYIFGKGGGENLAKSANVPLLAQIPLIQSIREGGDEGKPIALSSDSVIGEIFDNLVKNITTK
- a CDS encoding NAD-dependent deacylase; protein product: MKKVVILTGAGISAESGLAVFRGSNGLWGKYRVEDVATIEGWYRNPELVLQFYNERRKELLKCSPNYGHIGLAELEKNFDVRVITQNVDDLHEKAGSSKVIHLHGRLMWVRSEKNENLRFELPVDNYETHIGDKAPDGSQLRPDIVWFGEAVPMLDAAIDWVEEADIFVVIGTSLNVYPAAGLLHYVPNGIPVYLIDPNPVNDPYGKVTTYINSVASEGVRRLKEMLLSE
- a CDS encoding FKBP-type peptidyl-prolyl cis-trans isomerase codes for the protein MDKLSYAIGLNIANNLKSSGFVNLSVEDFAEAVKTVYNGESTKMTDAEARTVIQDYFEKAEKEKLTKNLEEGNKFLAENGKREGVVTLPSGLQYEIITEGTGKKPSATDTVSCHYHGTLIDGTVFDSSVMRNQPAEFPVNGVIKGWVEALQLMSEGAKWKLFIPANLAYGERGAGQSIEPNSTLIFEVELLKVL
- a CDS encoding FKBP-type peptidyl-prolyl cis-trans isomerase yields the protein MKKCFYLIAALFVAITTITFASCDSFKSEAKLTNDIDSMSYAQGMLVGSNIAPQLAYDNKMNADEFIKGFKAGLMSDTSEYSYRIGENIGFNIAMNMERDVNVIGVMMNKDIFLKAFADAINEDSLKFTQTEANIIANTILEKFLAQKRSEEEARFAATPEAQENLAKGEAWLASKAQEEGVIKTESGLLYKVINKGNGNFPTRDSKITMNYRGTLIDGTEFDKSEGAKGVVSGFIPGFTEALLLMDEGAKYEVYIPANLGYGALVQGGIPSNSTLIFELELTDIE
- a CDS encoding FKBP-type peptidyl-prolyl cis-trans isomerase, whose product is MKKLAILVLCFALISPSAFAKKEKGNKKEGVKTEQVATKKEKKAKTKDSKDTKVKGEQKECTPDNKCCKTITLNSLQDSIAYAYGMAMGKQTIGMLEQMKNDVNFELPKDIIVGSLIAQLANDSANMLYTEEQLAEVYAQTNNILREAMQKKKNEELEKNKIAGAEFLAKMEKEPGVIKTESGLLYKIERLGEGEKPLVTSLVQVHYSGKLIDGTEFDSSYKRGKPADFSLQNLIQGWKEGICLMPEGSKFTFYIPYQLGYGEQGTGPIPPASPLIFEVELLEITK
- a CDS encoding Lrp/AsnC ligand binding domain-containing protein — its product is MEKIDKLDRKILSIIMRNARIPSKDVATECGVSRAAVHQRIQRLIDMNVIVGSGYRVNPKILGYRTCTYIGLKLEKGSMYKLVVPELLRIPEVIECHFTTGPYTMMCKLYARDNEHLMELVNGKIQDIPGVAETETLISLEESFSREIPVEQKAIIDNENSFKEE
- a CDS encoding DedA family protein, whose product is MESIAFIQWCLDNLNYWTITLLMTIESSFIPFPSEVVVPPAAWLAATGGNDLNIYLVVAFATLGACLGALINYYLALWLGRPIIYKFANSKIGHLCLLDEAKIKNAEEYFDKHGAVSTLVGRLIPAVRQLISIPAGLARMRIDKFLLFTTIGAGAWNAVLGLIGWALAKVPGIQTREQLLERVTEYSHIIGYSILAIVVIILAIIIFKSLRMRK
- the ribF gene encoding riboflavin biosynthesis protein RibF; protein product: MKIVTTASPNLPKIIAGIGFFDGVHLGHQSLIEEIKSTSAEKGVSSAIVTFRRHPRSVLNSEYRPQLLNSFNEKMQHLSNTGVDYAIALDFDIAMSKMSGYDFIKYLRDKYNLLGLYIGYDHKFGHNRSDNFEDYQRYGKELGVEIYRAGVALAGTTPISSSAIRRFLKEGGVDVANRMLSYPYTLCGKVVSGYGVGRTIGFKTANIEIEDLDKLIPSNGAYAVYVKTSDRVMRKGMMNIGNRPTVHDNTERTIEVHIFDFEGDIYETDIEIILEKFMRPERKMSGLDELKCQLEEDAQRAKEILK